One Sphaerisporangium krabiense DNA segment encodes these proteins:
- a CDS encoding pentapeptide repeat-containing protein — protein MGSPLKIIPLDVEWRTCDASPQCVGVAAGPYARCLAHLAPAEVEEVLRGLAPGQGVDLRGTSLDEDLLTRVLDAVQHRLGRARFDRALFTGPARFGEVVFTGDATFDSARFDRLASFFGTRFTRNVSFGEARFRREFTMHGSRVRGHGAFDRAHFGSDALFGEARFGRDASFRGAEFHGFAAFDGTTFDGDAIFRGARFRRALSLRAAACGGTAGFEGVRFHGPAYLGPMRVGRRLSLTEARAFAALSVDTGGCGVDLRAADFGGRFAARLSDADVDLRDAALAGPAALTRHAGRLRVISLDRLDAPALTLTGVDLRACGLGGLRRPEGLRLSGCLFARTPPGVRLGLRWPPIRWWTRRRVLADEHAWRGWSLTGERAADPGRLAVLYERLRPAVDDARTSADFRFGAMEMRRLASPPGRARLLLSLYWLACGYGLRIGRTLGWVAAAAAVTAGALCWTAAAQPARRPIGHPTPSAHRPAVPPPAVHRLITLAR, from the coding sequence ATGGGATCCCCGCTGAAAATCATCCCCCTCGATGTCGAATGGAGGACGTGCGACGCCTCGCCGCAGTGCGTGGGCGTCGCCGCCGGCCCGTACGCGCGCTGCCTGGCCCATCTCGCCCCCGCCGAGGTGGAGGAGGTCTTACGCGGCCTGGCCCCCGGCCAGGGCGTGGACCTGCGCGGCACGTCGCTCGACGAGGACCTGCTCACCCGGGTGCTCGACGCCGTGCAGCACCGTCTCGGCAGGGCGCGGTTCGACCGTGCCCTCTTCACCGGCCCCGCGCGCTTCGGCGAGGTCGTCTTCACCGGCGACGCGACGTTCGACAGCGCGCGGTTCGACCGGCTGGCCTCGTTCTTCGGGACCCGTTTCACGCGCAACGTGTCCTTCGGCGAGGCGCGCTTCCGCCGCGAGTTCACGATGCACGGATCACGGGTGCGCGGCCACGGCGCCTTCGACCGCGCCCACTTCGGCAGCGACGCGCTGTTCGGGGAGGCCCGGTTCGGCAGGGACGCCTCGTTCCGCGGCGCGGAGTTCCACGGGTTCGCGGCGTTCGACGGCACCACCTTCGACGGCGACGCCATCTTCCGCGGCGCGCGCTTCCGCAGGGCGCTGTCGCTGCGCGCGGCCGCCTGCGGGGGGACGGCGGGGTTCGAGGGGGTACGGTTCCACGGCCCCGCCTACCTCGGGCCGATGCGCGTCGGACGGCGGCTGTCGCTGACCGAGGCGCGCGCGTTCGCGGCGCTGAGCGTGGACACGGGCGGCTGCGGGGTGGACCTGCGCGCGGCCGACTTCGGCGGGCGGTTCGCCGCGCGCCTGTCGGACGCCGACGTGGACCTGCGGGACGCGGCGCTGGCGGGTCCCGCGGCGCTGACCCGGCACGCGGGACGGCTGCGCGTCATCTCCCTGGACCGCCTGGACGCGCCCGCGCTCACGCTGACCGGCGTGGACCTGCGCGCGTGCGGCCTCGGCGGGCTGCGCCGTCCCGAGGGCCTGCGGCTGTCGGGCTGCCTGTTCGCGCGCACGCCGCCGGGGGTGCGGCTCGGCCTGCGCTGGCCGCCGATCCGGTGGTGGACGAGGCGGCGGGTGCTGGCGGACGAGCACGCCTGGCGGGGCTGGTCCCTGACCGGTGAGCGGGCCGCGGATCCGGGACGCCTGGCCGTCCTGTACGAGCGGCTGCGCCCGGCGGTGGACGACGCGCGGACCTCGGCGGACTTCCGCTTCGGCGCCATGGAGATGCGGCGGCTGGCGAGCCCGCCGGGCAGGGCGAGGCTGCTGCTGTCGCTGTACTGGCTGGCCTGTGGGTACGGGCTGCGGATCGGGCGCACGCTCGGGTGGGTGGCGGCGGCCGCGGCGGTCACCGCCGGCGCGCTGTGCTGGACCGCCGCGGCGCAGCCCGCCCGCCGCCCGATCGGCCATCCCACCCCCTCGGCGCACCGCCCCGCCGTCCCGCCCCCGGCCGTCCACCGGCTCATCACCCTGGCACGCTGA
- a CDS encoding ABC transporter substrate-binding protein, producing MSARRTLPVLLAAVLALSACGQAGAGDGAAASSGYTLRIGVIGSGNKLTGVFGYLQDKGKLLPLLTGAGVRKIEVYSFPNGPDLNQALVAGELDVASYGDTPALVARGAGQPTRLIAQSTVGIDAGVVTKKQGGPTSLAGLAGRKVATQKGSYIHRYLLGALGDLGVRPAEIVHIYNTDVEAALERGDVDAAAVPAANLELLRSKGYPVIDVASEDHPAYLGTSATVVPEAFLKDHAGLVPAWQAAQAEGTRQAKADWQGYLAFAEKVGGFPAEVTRKTTLASQLPEQPFTPQGLTLLENTKKFLVQQAFVKKDFAIDDWIAPGARR from the coding sequence ATGAGCGCCCGGCGGACACTGCCCGTGCTGCTGGCCGCCGTGCTGGCCCTGAGCGCGTGCGGGCAGGCCGGGGCGGGCGACGGCGCGGCGGCCTCGTCCGGCTACACCCTGCGCATCGGCGTCATCGGCAGCGGCAACAAGCTGACCGGCGTGTTCGGCTACCTGCAGGACAAGGGCAAGCTGCTGCCCCTGCTCACCGGGGCGGGCGTGCGGAAGATCGAGGTCTACTCCTTCCCCAACGGCCCGGACCTCAACCAGGCCCTCGTCGCCGGAGAGCTGGACGTCGCCTCCTACGGCGACACCCCGGCCCTGGTGGCACGGGGCGCCGGGCAGCCCACCCGGCTCATCGCGCAGAGCACGGTCGGCATCGACGCCGGGGTGGTGACCAAGAAGCAGGGCGGCCCCACGTCCCTGGCCGGGCTGGCCGGCCGGAAGGTCGCCACGCAGAAGGGCTCCTACATCCACCGGTACCTGCTCGGCGCCCTCGGCGACCTCGGCGTCAGGCCCGCCGAGATCGTCCACATCTACAACACCGACGTCGAGGCGGCCCTGGAGCGCGGGGACGTGGACGCGGCGGCCGTGCCCGCCGCCAACCTGGAGCTGCTCAGGAGCAAGGGCTACCCCGTGATCGACGTGGCCTCGGAAGACCACCCGGCCTACCTCGGCACCAGCGCGACCGTCGTGCCCGAGGCGTTCCTGAAGGACCACGCCGGCCTGGTGCCCGCCTGGCAGGCGGCCCAGGCGGAGGGCACCCGGCAGGCCAAGGCCGACTGGCAGGGCTACCTGGCGTTCGCGGAGAAGGTCGGCGGCTTCCCCGCCGAGGTGACCAGGAAGACGACGCTCGCGAGCCAGCTTCCCGAGCAGCCGTTCACCCCGCAGGGGCTGACGCTGCTGGAGAACACCAAGAAGTTCCTGGTCCAGCAGGCCTTCGTCAAGAAGGACTTCGCCATCGACGACTGGATCGCCCCCGGGGCGCGCCGATGA
- a CDS encoding 4Fe-4S dicluster domain-containing protein encodes MIEIVSRDRCVACDRCVEVCPTDVFDRGRDGVPVIARLDDCQTCFMCEAYCPVDALFVAPQTSPAPAGSPLRDEGHLAATGLLGSYRKEIGWGHGRTPGAVRAVGPELPRGGAR; translated from the coding sequence ATGATCGAGATCGTGTCGCGGGACCGCTGCGTCGCGTGCGACCGCTGCGTCGAGGTGTGCCCCACCGACGTGTTCGACCGCGGCCGGGACGGCGTCCCGGTGATCGCGCGCCTGGACGACTGCCAGACCTGCTTCATGTGCGAGGCGTACTGCCCGGTGGACGCGCTGTTCGTGGCGCCGCAGACCTCGCCGGCCCCCGCCGGGTCGCCGCTGCGGGACGAGGGGCACCTGGCGGCGACGGGACTGCTCGGAAGCTATCGGAAGGAGATCGGATGGGGACACGGCCGCACTCCCGGAGCCGTGCGGGCCGTCGGGCCGGAGCTGCCGAGGGGCGGCGCCCGATGA
- a CDS encoding Vgb family protein, with product MRRSLKPLGYPLMVMALILAAQAPVSAAPPPHDPSPPRPWVKLCLKVKLHPRHKRIRCVFPPAPRLAPDEAARRALRTPSIDEISIPTTPSTPVGITSGPDGNVWFTENYANKIGKVTTGGVFTEYSLPNADSQPAHIVTGPDGALWFTEAFGNRIGRITTSGTITEYTVPTSGAYPWSIAVGPDDNLWFTEPDGNKIGRITTGGTITEYTVPTSGAYPLFLTAGPDGNLWFTEPLTGIVGKITTSGTVTEYSAPSGAVPLGITTGSDGDLWYTDGNGKVSSVDTSGATFTEYSLGDPNAFPWGVTLGPDDNVWFVEQSAGNVASVTTTGTVSEYALPTSVAGPLQIALASDDNLWVTEDYVDQLAVVTP from the coding sequence ATGCGTCGCAGCCTCAAACCGCTCGGATACCCGCTCATGGTCATGGCACTGATCCTCGCGGCCCAGGCGCCCGTCTCCGCCGCACCGCCACCCCACGATCCCTCGCCGCCGCGTCCCTGGGTGAAGCTGTGCCTCAAGGTCAAACTGCACCCGCGGCACAAGCGGATCCGATGCGTGTTCCCCCCCGCGCCCAGGCTCGCGCCGGACGAGGCCGCACGGCGGGCCCTCCGGACGCCGAGCATCGACGAGATCTCCATCCCCACCACCCCGTCCACACCCGTCGGGATCACCTCCGGCCCGGACGGCAACGTCTGGTTCACCGAGAACTACGCCAACAAGATCGGCAAGGTCACGACGGGCGGCGTCTTCACCGAGTACTCCCTGCCCAACGCCGACTCCCAGCCCGCGCACATCGTCACGGGGCCGGACGGGGCCCTGTGGTTCACCGAGGCGTTCGGCAACAGGATCGGGCGCATCACCACGTCGGGCACGATCACCGAGTACACCGTGCCGACCTCCGGCGCCTACCCGTGGTCGATCGCCGTGGGACCGGACGACAACCTGTGGTTCACCGAACCGGACGGCAACAAGATCGGGCGCATCACTACCGGGGGCACCATCACCGAGTACACCGTGCCGACCTCCGGCGCCTACCCGCTGTTCCTCACCGCGGGACCGGACGGGAACCTGTGGTTCACCGAGCCCCTCACCGGCATCGTCGGGAAGATCACCACCAGCGGGACGGTCACCGAGTACTCCGCGCCCTCCGGCGCGGTGCCGCTCGGCATCACCACCGGCTCGGACGGCGACCTGTGGTACACCGACGGCAACGGCAAGGTCAGCTCGGTCGACACCTCCGGCGCCACCTTCACCGAGTACTCCCTCGGCGATCCCAACGCCTTCCCCTGGGGGGTGACGCTCGGCCCCGACGACAACGTGTGGTTCGTCGAGCAGTCCGCCGGCAACGTGGCCAGCGTCACCACCACCGGCACGGTCAGCGAGTACGCCCTGCCCACCAGCGTCGCGGGACCGCTGCAGATCGCGCTCGCCTCCGACGACAACCTGTGGGTCACCGAGGACTACGTCGACCAGCTCGCCGTCGTCACCCCCTGA
- a CDS encoding FAD-dependent oxidoreductase, protein MSTPRETLRLTAGVLVVGGGPAAAWAAYKAAQAGADVVLADKGYCGTSGATASAGTGVWYVPPAPAAREEAMAGREGLGGHLADRRWMTRVLDQTYEGVDELAVVGRYPFPVRDDGTPLRRGVQGPEYMRRMRILLRRAGVRILDHSPVTELLTDPGGAVAGAAGHRRRQDLPFTVAAGAVVIATGGCAFLSRALGCDVNTGDGALMAAEVGAEMSGMEFSNAYAIAPEFSSVTKTAYYAFATFYREDDTVLEGAGSQKGRSVIARELLTGKVYCRLDRADEATRTAMRLGQPNFFLPFDRMGVDPFTQRFPVTLLLEGTVRGTGGVRVSGDDCATTVPGLYVAGDAATRELICGGFTGGGSHNAAWAISSGTWAGRGAARHAASLGPAATRRPLTAAGGAGLRPTGSAGGAEEYREVVAAVQAEVHPYDKNYLRHGDRLAPALASLHGTWARLRSSLRADGADGVRARQAAAMTAHARWMYTAALARPETRGMHKRQDHPAADPALRHRLLVGGLDEIHVRPDPVAPVGPLEYAALARDVARAAS, encoded by the coding sequence ATGAGCACACCCCGGGAGACGCTGCGGCTCACGGCGGGCGTCCTGGTCGTCGGCGGCGGCCCCGCCGCGGCCTGGGCCGCCTACAAGGCCGCGCAGGCGGGCGCCGACGTCGTCCTCGCCGACAAGGGCTACTGCGGGACCAGCGGCGCGACCGCCTCCGCGGGCACGGGCGTGTGGTACGTGCCGCCCGCCCCCGCCGCGCGGGAGGAGGCGATGGCCGGCCGGGAGGGCCTCGGCGGCCACCTGGCCGACCGGCGCTGGATGACGCGCGTCCTGGACCAGACCTACGAGGGCGTCGACGAGCTGGCCGTCGTCGGGCGGTACCCGTTCCCGGTGCGCGACGACGGCACGCCGCTGCGGCGCGGGGTGCAGGGGCCGGAGTACATGCGGCGCATGCGCATCCTGCTGCGCCGCGCCGGTGTGCGGATCCTGGACCACAGCCCGGTCACCGAGCTGCTCACCGACCCCGGCGGCGCGGTCGCGGGCGCGGCGGGCCACCGGCGCAGGCAGGACCTGCCGTTCACGGTCGCCGCGGGCGCCGTCGTCATCGCCACGGGGGGCTGCGCGTTCCTCAGCCGGGCGCTCGGCTGCGACGTCAACACCGGCGACGGGGCCCTGATGGCCGCCGAGGTGGGCGCGGAGATGTCCGGCATGGAGTTCTCCAACGCCTACGCGATCGCGCCCGAGTTCTCCTCGGTCACCAAGACCGCCTACTACGCGTTCGCGACGTTCTACCGCGAGGACGACACGGTGCTGGAGGGCGCGGGCAGCCAGAAGGGCCGTTCGGTGATCGCCCGCGAGCTGCTGACCGGCAAGGTGTACTGCCGCCTGGACCGCGCCGACGAGGCCACGCGCACGGCGATGCGGCTCGGGCAGCCCAACTTCTTCCTGCCGTTCGACCGGATGGGCGTCGACCCGTTCACCCAGCGCTTCCCCGTCACCCTGCTGCTCGAGGGCACCGTGCGCGGCACCGGCGGCGTCCGCGTCTCCGGCGACGACTGCGCGACCACCGTCCCGGGCCTGTACGTGGCGGGGGACGCGGCGACGCGGGAGCTGATCTGCGGCGGCTTCACCGGCGGCGGCAGCCACAACGCGGCCTGGGCGATCTCGTCGGGCACGTGGGCGGGGCGCGGCGCGGCCCGGCACGCGGCCTCCCTCGGCCCCGCGGCCACGCGGCGGCCCCTCACCGCGGCCGGCGGCGCGGGCCTGCGCCCCACCGGCTCCGCGGGCGGCGCGGAGGAGTACCGGGAGGTGGTCGCGGCCGTCCAGGCCGAGGTCCACCCCTACGACAAGAACTACCTGCGGCACGGGGACCGGCTCGCGCCCGCGCTGGCGTCGCTGCACGGTACCTGGGCGCGGCTGCGCTCCTCGCTGCGCGCGGACGGCGCGGACGGGGTGCGGGCCCGGCAGGCGGCGGCGATGACCGCGCACGCCCGCTGGATGTACACCGCCGCGCTGGCCAGGCCGGAGACCCGCGGCATGCACAAGCGGCAGGACCACCCCGCCGCCGACCCGGCCCTGCGGCACCGGCTCCTGGTGGGCGGGCTGGACGAGATCCACGTGCGTCCCGACCCGGTGGCCCCGGTCGGCCCGCTGGAGTACGCCGCCCTGGCCCGCGACGTCGCGAGGGCCGCCTCATGA
- a CDS encoding permease prefix domain 1-containing protein, with translation MASAGVIDDYVTELRRTLRGPFRLRRDMVTEARDSLADTADAYHAEGLDRSEAERLAVAEFGPVGEIAPGYQEELAASQGRRTAAALFVAVPVNTVMWSLIWRFYPGDEWGPLKPAWFSPLAHFLDVFQFAMGVVGALMLLAFTRGPRRLRRPMMLTRAIGVLLWIQVPAIIGMSAALTYGRGTVLEDTTTFLPGAAASLFSYAVAGWLLCGATRCLLVTRRAPAPQPAA, from the coding sequence ATGGCCAGCGCGGGTGTCATCGACGACTACGTGACCGAGCTGCGCCGTACCCTGCGCGGGCCGTTCCGGCTGCGGCGGGACATGGTCACCGAGGCCCGTGACAGCCTCGCCGACACCGCCGACGCCTACCACGCCGAGGGGCTGGACCGCTCGGAGGCCGAGCGCCTGGCCGTGGCCGAGTTCGGGCCGGTGGGCGAGATCGCGCCCGGGTACCAGGAGGAGCTGGCCGCCTCCCAGGGCCGCAGGACCGCCGCGGCGCTGTTCGTCGCCGTCCCGGTGAACACGGTGATGTGGAGCCTGATCTGGCGGTTCTACCCGGGGGACGAGTGGGGGCCGCTGAAGCCCGCCTGGTTCTCCCCCTTGGCGCACTTCCTGGACGTCTTCCAGTTCGCGATGGGCGTCGTCGGCGCCCTGATGCTGCTGGCCTTCACCCGGGGGCCGCGCAGGCTCCGCAGGCCGATGATGCTGACCCGGGCGATCGGCGTGCTGCTGTGGATCCAGGTGCCCGCGATCATCGGCATGTCCGCGGCGCTGACGTACGGCCGGGGCACCGTGCTGGAGGACACCACCACCTTCCTGCCGGGCGCGGCCGCGTCGCTGTTCAGCTACGCCGTCGCGGGCTGGCTGCTGTGTGGCGCGACGCGGTGCCTGCTGGTCACGCGCCGCGCGCCCGCGCCGCAGCCCGCCGCCTGA
- a CDS encoding FAD-dependent oxidoreductase produces MSRPSPGGALVAEADVLVIGGGPAGAWAAVAAAEAGAEVVLADKGYCGTSGSAASGGNNLWYLPPDPARREAAIAARETLAGHLTDRRWMARVLDETYRQVNRLADWGYPFPEDEDGVERRGSLQGPEYMRRMRRRAHRSGVRILDHHPALELLVTPEGAAGGAAGIRRQLGCAPWEVRAGAVVLATGGCAFLSGAFGLNVDTGDGHLMAAELGAELSGMEFSNAYALSPAYGSHTKGLMMQFATYYDEDGRALEVGGMARRPIARLLADGRPVHARLDQAPPELRAAMRQAQPNYFLPLDKAGIDPFTQAYPVRMVLEGTVRGTGGLRVTGEGCATTVPGLFAAGDVATRELITGAVSGGGSHNGAWAISSGTWAGAAAAAHAARGRPTSAAPAGGAGLRPSGPPGAPDAAEVVAAVQQEVLPLERNYFRTAEGLRRSLDTLDGLWRHVATHLSGEGRDALRARQAAAMVAHARWMYRAALARAESRGMHQREDLPAPDPRLTHRIRAGGLDEVWTAPEEAAA; encoded by the coding sequence ATGAGCCGCCCCTCCCCCGGCGGCGCGCTCGTGGCCGAGGCCGACGTGCTGGTCATCGGCGGCGGGCCCGCGGGGGCATGGGCCGCCGTGGCCGCCGCCGAGGCCGGGGCCGAGGTCGTGCTCGCCGACAAGGGGTACTGCGGCACCAGCGGCTCGGCGGCCTCCGGCGGCAACAACCTGTGGTACCTGCCGCCCGACCCGGCCCGCCGCGAGGCCGCGATCGCCGCGCGCGAGACGCTCGCCGGCCACCTGACCGACCGGCGGTGGATGGCCCGCGTCCTGGACGAGACCTACCGGCAGGTCAACCGGCTCGCCGACTGGGGGTACCCCTTCCCCGAGGACGAGGACGGCGTCGAGCGGCGCGGCAGCCTGCAGGGCCCGGAGTACATGCGCCGGATGCGCAGGAGGGCGCACCGCTCCGGCGTGCGGATCCTCGACCACCACCCGGCCCTGGAGCTGCTGGTCACGCCGGAGGGCGCCGCGGGCGGCGCCGCCGGGATCCGCCGCCAGCTCGGCTGCGCGCCGTGGGAGGTGCGGGCCGGGGCGGTGGTGCTGGCCACCGGCGGGTGCGCGTTCCTCTCCGGGGCGTTCGGCCTCAACGTGGACACCGGGGACGGCCACCTGATGGCCGCCGAGCTGGGGGCCGAGCTGTCGGGCATGGAGTTCTCCAACGCCTACGCGCTCTCCCCCGCCTACGGGTCGCACACCAAGGGCCTGATGATGCAGTTCGCCACCTACTACGACGAGGACGGCCGCGCGCTGGAGGTCGGCGGCATGGCCAGGCGCCCGATCGCCCGGCTGCTGGCGGACGGCCGGCCCGTACACGCTCGCCTGGACCAGGCGCCGCCCGAGCTGCGCGCGGCGATGCGCCAGGCCCAGCCCAACTACTTCCTCCCCCTGGACAAGGCGGGGATCGACCCGTTCACGCAGGCCTACCCCGTCCGCATGGTCTTGGAGGGCACGGTCCGCGGCACCGGAGGGCTGCGCGTCACCGGCGAGGGGTGCGCCACCACCGTGCCCGGTCTGTTCGCGGCGGGCGACGTGGCCACACGCGAGCTCATCACCGGCGCGGTGAGCGGCGGGGGCAGCCACAACGGCGCCTGGGCCATCTCCTCGGGCACCTGGGCCGGCGCCGCCGCCGCCGCGCACGCGGCCCGCGGCCGTCCCACCTCGGCGGCGCCCGCGGGCGGCGCGGGGCTACGCCCGTCGGGGCCGCCGGGCGCGCCGGACGCCGCCGAGGTGGTGGCGGCCGTGCAGCAGGAGGTGCTGCCGCTGGAGCGCAACTACTTCCGCACCGCCGAGGGCCTGCGGCGCTCGCTGGACACCCTCGACGGCCTGTGGCGGCACGTCGCCACCCACCTCTCCGGCGAGGGACGCGACGCCCTGCGCGCCCGGCAGGCCGCGGCCATGGTCGCCCACGCGCGCTGGATGTACCGGGCGGCGCTGGCCCGCGCCGAGTCGCGCGGCATGCACCAGCGCGAGGACCTGCCCGCCCCCGACCCCCGCCTGACCCACCGCATCCGTGCCGGGGGCCTGGACGAGGTGTGGACCGCGCCCGAGGAGGCCGCCGCGTGA
- a CDS encoding ABC transporter ATP-binding protein, translating into MTAHGATAAPPPAVSFAGHGVRVRGLRRAFSGRVVLDAVDLDIAPGEFVALLGASGSGKSTLLRAVARLDPHAEGGLDVPERRAIVFQEHRLLPWSKVWRNVTLGLSGPGLRARALEALTEVGLAARADAWPTTLSGGESQRVALARALVRTPELLLLDEPFGALDALTRLKAQALVARLWTQHRPAVLLVTHDVEEALLLADRALLLADGKVAEEFVIDIPRPRSLDHPRFATLRRRLLLGLGVNPDLGHEEQAEELS; encoded by the coding sequence ATGACCGCCCACGGCGCCACGGCCGCGCCGCCCCCCGCCGTCTCCTTCGCCGGGCACGGTGTGCGCGTGCGCGGCCTGCGCCGCGCGTTCTCCGGGCGCGTCGTGCTCGACGCGGTGGACCTGGACATCGCCCCCGGCGAGTTCGTCGCGCTGCTCGGCGCGAGCGGCTCGGGCAAGAGCACGCTGCTGCGCGCCGTGGCCCGGCTCGACCCGCACGCCGAGGGCGGCCTGGACGTGCCGGAGCGGCGGGCCATCGTCTTCCAGGAGCACCGCCTGCTGCCGTGGTCCAAGGTGTGGCGCAACGTCACGCTCGGCCTGTCGGGCCCCGGCCTGCGCGCGCGGGCGCTGGAGGCGCTGACCGAGGTCGGCCTGGCCGCCCGCGCCGACGCCTGGCCGACCACCCTGTCCGGCGGGGAGTCCCAGCGCGTGGCCCTGGCGCGCGCGCTGGTGCGCACCCCGGAGCTGCTGCTGCTCGACGAGCCCTTCGGCGCCCTGGACGCGCTCACCCGGCTGAAGGCCCAGGCCCTCGTCGCGCGCCTGTGGACCCAGCACCGCCCCGCCGTCCTGCTGGTGACCCACGACGTCGAGGAGGCGCTGCTGCTCGCCGACCGCGCCCTGCTGCTGGCGGACGGGAAGGTCGCCGAGGAGTTCGTCATCGACATCCCCCGGCCCCGCTCGCTGGACCACCCCCGGTTCGCGACCCTGCGCCGCCGGCTGCTCCTCGGCCTCGGCGTGAACCCCGACCTCGGACACGAAGAGCAAGCTGAGGAGCTTTCATGA
- a CDS encoding GNAT family N-acetyltransferase, translating into MKDSGGGGRTKDNGPDGGAGGGGDGRRVTAERIGTARLALTPLTVRDAAEMVEVLAGEDLYVFIGGAPPGLDDLRSRYARLVAGRSPDGGQDWLNWIVRREGDGRAVGTVQATVTGAGRRAEIAWVVGTAWQGRGYASESAAAMAGWLRAQGVTVLQAHIHPGHEASMKVAARIGLRPTGLVEDGERVWLWERT; encoded by the coding sequence ATGAAGGATTCCGGCGGCGGTGGCCGTACGAAGGACAACGGACCGGACGGCGGCGCGGGCGGAGGTGGGGACGGTCGCCGCGTGACGGCGGAGCGCATCGGGACGGCGCGGCTCGCGCTGACGCCTCTGACGGTGCGGGACGCCGCCGAGATGGTGGAGGTCCTCGCCGGCGAGGACCTGTACGTCTTCATCGGGGGAGCGCCGCCCGGCCTGGACGACCTGCGGTCCCGGTACGCCAGGCTGGTCGCGGGGCGGTCCCCGGACGGCGGGCAGGACTGGCTGAACTGGATCGTGCGCCGGGAAGGCGACGGCCGGGCGGTCGGCACGGTCCAGGCCACCGTGACCGGCGCGGGGCGGCGGGCCGAGATCGCCTGGGTGGTCGGCACGGCGTGGCAGGGGCGCGGGTACGCCTCCGAGTCCGCCGCGGCGATGGCCGGGTGGCTCCGGGCTCAGGGCGTCACCGTCCTCCAGGCCCACATCCATCCGGGCCACGAGGCGTCCATGAAGGTGGCGGCCCGGATCGGCCTGCGCCCCACCGGCCTCGTCGAGGACGGCGAACGCGTGTGGCTCTGGGAACGGACCTGA
- a CDS encoding ABC transporter permease has protein sequence MTSPVLNAPASLEIPGDPPARAARSPIAGVLARLTARARRLAGLAAILVLWQIGASSGWLGSTTPPPTRVWEAALDLIGTGELQHHLAVSLGRVAKGLALGLGAGLVLGLAAGLVRLFEDVIDAPVQALRMLPHLALVPVFIIWFGIGETSKIALITIGPIFPLYVNVFHGIRSVDERFVESARSCGVKGFALIRRVILPGALPQILVGLRQALGIGWLSLVVAEQTATTAGIGFLVTDAKEFLRTDVVFVVLAVYALLGLATDLLVRVLERHALAWRRGFTAK, from the coding sequence ATGACTTCACCGGTCCTGAACGCCCCCGCGTCCCTGGAGATCCCCGGCGATCCCCCGGCACGCGCCGCGCGATCCCCGATCGCCGGGGTCCTCGCCCGGCTCACCGCCCGGGCGCGCAGGCTCGCCGGCCTCGCGGCGATCCTGGTCCTCTGGCAGATCGGCGCCTCCAGCGGCTGGCTCGGCTCGACGACGCCGCCGCCGACCCGGGTGTGGGAGGCGGCGCTCGACCTGATCGGCACCGGCGAGCTGCAGCACCACCTCGCCGTGTCGCTCGGCAGGGTGGCCAAGGGCCTCGCGCTCGGCCTCGGCGCGGGGCTCGTCCTCGGCCTGGCCGCGGGCCTGGTCCGCCTGTTCGAGGACGTCATCGACGCCCCCGTCCAGGCCCTGCGGATGCTCCCCCACCTCGCGCTCGTGCCGGTGTTCATCATCTGGTTCGGCATCGGCGAGACCTCGAAGATCGCGCTGATCACGATCGGCCCGATCTTCCCGCTGTACGTCAACGTCTTCCACGGCATCAGGAGCGTGGACGAGCGGTTCGTGGAGTCGGCGCGCTCCTGCGGGGTCAAGGGGTTCGCCCTGATCCGCCGGGTCATCCTGCCCGGCGCGCTGCCGCAGATCCTCGTCGGCCTCCGGCAGGCGCTCGGCATCGGCTGGCTCAGCCTGGTCGTCGCCGAGCAGACCGCGACGACCGCCGGGATCGGCTTCCTGGTCACCGACGCCAAGGAGTTCCTGCGCACCGACGTCGTGTTCGTCGTCCTCGCCGTGTACGCCCTGCTCGGGCTGGCCACCGACCTGCTCGTCCGCGTCCTCGAACGCCACGCCCTGGCCTGGCGCCGGGGCTTCACCGCGAAATGA
- a CDS encoding 4Fe-4S dicluster domain-containing protein encodes MIEVVSAERCVRCDICLKVCPMDVFETGGDGLPVIARQQDCQTCFMCEAHCPADALFVAPFSGPAPPGSPYTDEAALAESGALGRYRDQIGWGRGRVPGSRLDKNHLFTARLAARPPDEPATPPR; translated from the coding sequence GTGATCGAGGTCGTGAGCGCCGAGCGCTGCGTGAGATGCGACATCTGCCTGAAGGTGTGCCCGATGGATGTGTTCGAGACCGGCGGGGACGGCCTGCCGGTCATCGCCCGGCAGCAGGACTGCCAGACCTGCTTCATGTGCGAGGCGCACTGCCCGGCCGACGCGCTGTTCGTCGCGCCCTTCTCCGGCCCCGCCCCGCCCGGCTCGCCGTACACCGACGAGGCGGCGCTGGCGGAGTCCGGCGCGCTCGGCCGGTACCGCGACCAGATCGGCTGGGGCCGCGGGCGCGTCCCCGGCAGCCGCCTGGACAAGAACCACCTGTTCACCGCCCGCCTGGCGGCCCGCCCCCCGGACGAGCCCGCCACGCCGCCGCGCTGA